Within the Nicotiana tabacum cultivar K326 chromosome 11, ASM71507v2, whole genome shotgun sequence genome, the region tttcatagggcaaaaatcacgtgcttacaatgatTACCTTATGTTTTATAATGAAGATCCTATGGACATTACTTTTGTAGTACTTTTTCATTATATATAAGAGAATTAAGTGTCAAATTTTAAAGGCAGCCAcaatatttatatctatatacaTTTTTACTATGATAGTAATTTAAATTACGTGATGTATTTTGATTGACCATGAAGTTCGAGAAAGagaaatttttaaatttatagtataaaataaatcatatatatttatttgactataaattattttactaatggtaaaataaaattttttaagttaaattatttcttaatatataaaaaatatttttagttatttcttaatatataaaaaatatttttagttatttcttaatatataaaaagttttaagttaaatatttttttttattgaaaagAAATGCTTCACATTATTTTTTCACAGTACGGGTTAAATGGTCTGCTTTGGGCAAGGGACAAAAGGCTGTAGTAGACCGCGAAGCACACAAATATCAAGCTATCATTACAGTTCCCATTTGTGCCGcgtattgtgtgtgtgtgtaacaGAATATCAATCGTCGTTTTTTTCCGGTCCCGTCTCCTCGTCGGTGATCGGAGATCGCTGAGATTCTACGATGTTCAATTTCCTGAAAGGCGTCGTCAGCGGATCTGGAACAGGCCTCAAAGATCTGCCTTATAATATCGGCGAACCTTATTCCTCTGCTTGGGGCTCTTGGGTTCACTATCGTGGCACCTCCAAGGTTCGATACACAAAAATTATCTCGACGtacttttgatttattttcttatCCTAGCTGAAAAAATGGCTTAGCTTTTCTGTTTTCAATTTGCTACGATGATATGTGTTGTTTATTGTTGATAGTACAATCAAACCTCTCTAAAATGACATAGTTTGTCTGGACATTTTTTGGCTACTATAACGAACTGCTGTTATAGAAAACGCATAATATAAACATAACATTAAAAATCggatccaacaacaacaacatacccagtattatcccacaatTAAAAATCggatccaaaaaaaaaattggctgTTGAAATGCTGTTGTAGAGGATGGTTGATATAGAGAGGCTTTTTATATATTAGATCGTGTGATAAGGACTCGTCAACGCactcatttaaattttactaCATTTTAAGAGATCTTTTAAGTAGTACTGTACTTAGCTgcttacttgttcaattttactACATTGCAAGAGATCTTTTAAGTAGTACATAGCTGCTTACTTGTTCTCTCCTCTTTGCTTATCGGGTTTCTCCCCCCtctttcctcctcttcttctcccctattcttcctttccaccttttcttgagccgagggtccggtccatcggaaacaacctctctacctctccaggtaggggtaaggtctgcgtactcactaccctccccagaccccacccgTGGTATTATACTGGCTACTACATTGCAAGAGATCTTTTAAGTAGTGGAGTTTTGATCCCATGTTTTTTTACTCTTCACATTGAACTTGTTCAATTTTACTACATTGTAAGAGATTTTTAAGTAGTGAGTTTTGATCCCATGTTTTTTACTCTTCACATTGAAGAGATATTCACGTAAAAATATGGTGTTTTTGATCTTTGCCTTGCTATATTTATTGTTGGTATGTGTATTGATAAAGAAATGAGCTTTGGGCCAAATTCAACCCTAGAAGTTAGCTCAAGAGATGAGGATTGCCCAAGTCATACAAAGAGACCTCCCATCCCGTGAGACTTTGACACCCCTCACGCGCTCAGGACTGGACATCTGGAGCGTGGATAATATAAAATAGGGGTCCAACACCGGGTGAACCCTCAGGGGTTGGcctggtggcaattgacttgagccttggggtttgctccctttcaaggtctaaagttcgaaacccactggatgcaaacaatttctgagggccatcggactgggtaaaacctgaattaaccatggtgcacttgcgggaaactccttgccgagggcctgtgcacTCCCGGGAATAGTCGGGGCTCAaagagactcggacacccggtgcaaataaaaaaaaaaaaaaataggggtCCAACATCGGGTAAATAATAAATTGGGATGTGTCTAGCTCCGATACCATGATAAGAAATGGAGGAGCCTAACTCAACCACAATAGCTAGATCAAGAGCTGAGGATTTCCCTAGCCATATAAAGAGACCTCTCCTCCCATGAGAGTCCGATTTGAGACTTTGACATGTACTGTGGCTGCCCATATCCGTTAGTGCTTGAGTTTTCTTGCGCTTTCGTGATTCAAATAGATTGGCGAAGTTTTGACTAGGAATTTGCTCCGGGGAGATATGGTTCTGTCGAAGAGCAAACACCATGTCCAGTGTCTCCGTCGTGAAGAGGAATGCCCTTCGTTGAAAAAAGCAGCCAATCGAGGGAATCGAGAAATGAAATGGTCCAAGTAAAGAAAAAGTTCATGAAAGGAAGCTATGAAGAGGATAGCGAAGAAGGAATTTTCATAGGGAGAACCTAGACAGTTTCTAGAAGAATCCTTTACTTTGTTGTTCATAGTAGCAGCTTGCCAAGTGGGAGAATGAGGACCGTCAGATCGAGGGTGTGAAGGCTATAATATAGAGTTGGAAGCCTTATTTTTGGGACATCCAGAAAAGCCGTCCCATTCAAGAAGCCCCTATTCTTATATACTATTCGTCTTGGTGATAGAGGCCCGAGATGATGGATAGAGTTGTAGTAGAAGACTATTTGAAGGGCTTTATAGTCAGTAGCATGCAGGATAGTTCAAGTCTCACACTTTTTTGATGAAGAAGTTCAAGTCTCACACTTACTATTTGCAAATGATACTCTAGTGTTTTTCGATAATGAATCTCAATTAACATATTTGAGACAAGTGCCACTGTGATTGCAAGCAGTTTGCACTATCCAGACTAAAGATCAATTTAAATAAGTGTGAAATTATCCAGGTGGGAGAGACTCACAACATTAAACATAGAACAACTGTTCAATTGCAGTAGGACACTTCCTATGACTTAGCTAGACTTGCACTTGCCGCTAGGTGTGTCATATAAATATTGCACATTTCATACAAATATTCTCAATTCCTTGATTTCCTTATGGCCCTTTTCACGCttaattaaattttcataaatttcctatcataaaataattgaatgACCTTGTTCTGATTACTCAATATTCTGAAGCAATTTATTAAGTGTATGCTTCATAGTGAGAAAATCATAATGAGAGAATAAAACATAATGAAAGAACTATCATAAATAATTGAATGATGTGGTTTATGCAGTAGAATCCTTGCCATGGAACCACAAAATTAATCCTTATATGAACGGGATTGTGACTGTAATTTGGGGGGGGGGTCCATCTTAAACATTAAAAATCGATAAAGTGTACGATGTATCATACAGTTATTTAATGTAGACATCTTACCGCTAGCCTTGTGCTATTTtggcttttttctttttcagttttccAGTGTGCAAATTAATTGGTTGACATCAAGTAATTCATTTGGCTTCTCTCTTCAAACAGGATGATGGGACTCCTGTGTCAATATTTGCTCTCTCAGGAAGTAACACAAATGATGGACATCTAGCTGCTGGTCGGAATGGAGTAAAGAGACTTCGTACAGTAAGCTAATTATTGTTTGTAAATTAAGAGTTTGTAATCAGAGTATTACTTCTCATTTTTAGCTTAAGGACATAGTTCTATTCTAATTATTGGAGTCCTTCATGCTAactttttctccttttgttttttcAGGTTAGGCATCCAAATATTTTGTCATTTCTTCACAGCACTGAAGCTgaaaattttgatggttctactACTAAGGTTACCATCTATATTGTTACTGAACCTGTCATGCCACTCTCTGAAAAGCTTAAGGAATTAGGATTAAAAGGTACCCAGAGGTATGAATTTACCAAGGCTCATTGACTTCTGAACATTCTATGCTTAAAAAGATTGATTACATGACTTACTTGAATTACAATAATAGTAgcatgtaatttttgaattttgagcaGCTGTTGTGTCAAATGTGTAATCTTCAACTTTTATTGCATATAATATTTCATAGCTTCCAGAGGTGCAACCTGAAATTAGTGTGCTTTCATATTTATTTTCCAGAATTTGGCATCTATAGTCCATTATAAGGCATCAAATTCTTTTTCTGAAGAACGGCCCGAAGACTTCGGTCTAGTAGTAATAGCGCATCACGTGGTGTGTGGATTAGGGTGCAACAAGCAGACCTTCAATTAATCCGACCATCACTAAGAAACTCTCATAGAATCAAAAAAGTAGAAAACAACTTTTGGAAATGCCATTAGTTGAGATCTAGAATTCCTCACGTATAATAAATGCTGTTTGTTAAACACTGCATCTCGTCAGCACTAAAATTGTTCTTATCCCAAAAAACGATAGTGTGCAGGACGGGTAGTTCCCTACAAATCCAACAATGTTAACTCATTGACATGAATCAAGAACATCTAAATGAAAGCCCCCCTTTGCTAGAACTCATGTAGAGCTTTCTTCCAAATAAAGACTTGTAATGCTATATGTACTTAAATCCAAAATTAACAACTTACATACTAAACAAATGATTAACACTTGATCTGAAATACAACATGGCTGCATAAGTAAAAACCAAATTCAATAGGATGACAAACTTTTTGTCAACCATAATACCTGCATTTGGTGATTTCAAGTCAAGCTGTTAGAGAAATTAACATGTAGCTAAGCATAAAAGGAGAATTGGCCAACATATTAGCTAACAAATTCGCAAACCTCGCTCGGGGCAATTGAGCATTTAGTTACCAGCTGAGTTTCTTTatctttaatttaaaaattaactgCACCCAAACGAGGACTCTTTTTTATTCAccaatgtaaatatttttagtaacTTTAAGCACAATCAGGTAAGAAGAGCAAAAATGTTACCTGGTAGAATGTTTCTAGAAATGTTTCCACTCTCGTCTGTCTGATTTATGTCTTTGTGGCCGCGAAAAGTCGTGTATCCTAGATCCCATTCTCAACCAAGTTAACGCTGAATTGCCATTTTTTAGGTTCCCATCTTCATCCAAGTTCAGTGGATCTCGTCCTAACAACTATCGGCATTTCTGATCTGCCAACTACTGCTCTCTACCATCAATTGGTAGTcctattagaaaaaaaaaacgtCATCTAATCCTAGATTTGTTGTTTCCGTTTATTGTTGGGGCTTGTTGGTCATTGTCATATTGATTAAGCAACATTTCCACAAGGTTCTTATTACTCCTAAGCTTCTGTGGTATAGAAGAAGAATACCTTTAAAGACAGCTAAGTGAGACACACTCGTTAACTCTTTCGTCAAGGGTCCATGATGCAAGTGTCTCAGTTTTATCTGGAACTGAACCAAACAGCATCTGCAAGAGAGGGAGGGAGGGAGTTAGTCCAAAAccaaggaggaggaagaaggggCAGAAATAAACCGGAATCAACTCTCTTTATTTCAATAGAAAATTGGAGATTAGACCTAGTTATTTAGTTCTCCTCACTCCCCTCGAAAATTGGTTCTTTCAAGAAAGGGCATCTCTTTACCATGTCATATCATGTTGATCTATCTTGTTCTTGCTCTGCTTATTTTCTTTTGAAGGGACACGTTGAAAGGGTGCGTACACTGTTGGTTTCGAAAACCAAATTCTAGTAATTCACGACCAGAATCTTGCCAAATAATTAAACCATTGTCACAAAATTTCAGCTCTTGAAGGCTGAAGGTACTAGGCAACTAAGAAAATTGAGCTTACATTACCTGGTCGGCAGGAAGAGAAAACTGATGCAAAATCGCAaactcaaatataaaaaaaaggcTTCAGAAGAACCTTGCAATTTGAGGTCTAGAAAGTAGAAAGAGTCTTTCAAGCCAGAATTATATGATTAACCTCTCCCTTCCACCGGCTTACTCCATAAGATCTAGCCCTTTCCCCAGAAAACCATCCATTATTTACTATCCAGTTTGTGAACTATGTAGCATGAGTAAGGGAGATGATTGGGCCTAGGCTTGGCATAATAGTAATATGGTAGGAGAGAAAAGATACAATGAGGCAATGATAAATTAAACATTCATTAAAAGTTCCAATCAATGTCATTCCTTCTATATCTCAAATTGAATTACTGGGCTCTCCTTCCTTTTGCAATTCCTTGGTGTATCTAGATATTACTTTAGCGTCCTGTCTTTGAAGATATGCTGTAGTTTTCAGAACTTATGTTTTAATTTATACCTTATTTGATGACGGCAGGGACGAATATTATGCCTGGGGGTTGCATCGAATAGCCAAAGCTGTGAGCTTCTTAAATAACGATTGCAAACTTGTAAGTATGCTTTTGATTAAATTTCATTCGTTCCCTATATCGAAGGAGTGCATCTATGGGAGCTACTTTCTGAGAAAGTGGAAGTTCTGATATTAGGATAAAGGTAAAATATTGCAGCAGGGATCTGTTTATTGATGCTTCTTATGAATATCTAAATGGTTGAGCCATATTGAGTATTTACGCTGTACATTGAGGTTATGATACAAGTTGGATTCTTAGCTTTATTATACATTCCTTGATGCATCCAAATGCTGAAGAGCTCTTCAAGGCCTCATGAAGCCTGAAATATTATTCTTTCATCCGTGGTGAAAGCTTCATCTAATTAAACTAGACTTGGATTTGATCCTTTGGACATAGTGATTAGGCGAAATTAATTGTGTTTATTTGATGTATCTGTTTCTTTTTTCTTACTGGTAGCTTTTGAGGTCATTTAATAATCTTCTGCTTGCAAACTTTACTGGATCACTTGAATATTTGAtggattattttgagttgcattTTTACTAGTGCAGGTTCATGGGAATGTTTGTCTGGCTAGTGTTGTTGTCACACAAACTCTGGACTGGAAGTTGCACGCCTTTGATGTACTTTCTGAGTTTGATGGACACAATGAATCTTCTGTTGGACCAATGCTGGTAAACTATGATTCTGAATTAACTCACTGCAACATTCCTTTCACTTTTTATGCCATACCAAACCTCGTCTTTAACTATGAATCACAGGGTGGGCAACTCAAAATTTTTATTGGATCTCTGTATATAGCATTGAAAGAAAAGATAGGATAAATAGAAACCTAATTTCTGTTTCTTCAAGCATACAACATGATGAACTAATTATCCttgaaagtttttcttttaattcctctTTTAGCATAACTGTATTTTCCTTAGAGGATTCATACAGTCGAGTCAACTGATTTGGGATTGAGGTGCAGTTGATTGATTGGTTGATGCTATTCTTCAGTATCTCATTCTTCACTgttgttttcattttttcctttgtcaCACAGCAATTCAAGTTCATTCTGTGTTTATTTGTGTGCAGCAATATGATTGGCTTATTGGTGCACAATACAAATCAATGGAACTGCTGAAGTCTGACTGGACGACAATCAGAAAATCTCCACCTTGGGCCACAGATTCTTGGGGTTTGGGTAAGTATTTTGTGATTAATTGTCATTATTATTGAATGGTAATAGAATGATAAAACTAAAAAGTTTTGGCTCTCTACTTTCTGAGGTTCCACTTTTCTGATATTGGAATATAGGTTGCAGTTATGAACCTTACCATGCTACCAAGAGCGTAGAAAAAACTAAAATGTTTTAAACGTTCAGCATTTCCTCGGCTCATGAAATGATTGCTTCTGCTGTACCTCCTTTCTTAGATATAGTCATTCTGATGCTTGAGTATTTATTATGGAGTCACCATTTTCTGAATGCAAAATGGACAAGAGAGCTTTTCGCTTATCTATCAAATGCTCCAGAGTTCTTAAATGTTCTTTTTCAACTGCAAATTAATCTTTTGATGCTGTGAAATTGCTAGGCTGTCTTATCTATGAACTGTTTTCTGGTACCAAGTTGAGCAAAACAGAGGAGCTGCGCAATACTGCTTCTATTCCAAAGGTGTGCTGCAAAATTCATTGATTGATTTGCTTCTCTTTAGCACCTGTCTGGTTATACTCTTCTTATCTTCCAGTGCATTTTGAAAAATTCATTTCATTTGCAATTGGCTTATTTTCCTGTCTCACAGTCTCTACTTCCAGATTATCAGCGTCTCTTGAGCTCTATGCCTGCTCGCAGGTTGAATTCATCAAAGCTTCTCGAAAATAGTGGTAGTATTTcttgttcaattttattttttgtatcttATTTATGTTCTCAAGCTGTCCAAGCTCCGTACATCATATGATTAATACTCATCTCATATTCTACTGTTAAACTGTTGTTTTCTCATTGAATTTAGTGATTGTGGGTATTAATTTCAATAAGTTCTAGTCTTCTAGTAGCAGATATGAGCTCAATGTATGTTTGAAAATGTATTTTATCACCATCTGCCTGTGGTCCATGTTTCAATCCAAGGACTCGATGCTGAAGTGGGTTTTACTCTCCACAAATAGCTAATCATTGCTCATCTAGGATAATTCAGGCAAAGCTTTTTTAATGTGTTTTTTGTACTATTTTAcgattttctttttcctcctTATCTTCCTACAACCCATGAACAAGAAGAGGTCATTATCTCTCGTTGCTTTTATGAACCAGTTTTATTTATTGTGATATATTCGTATGTCAGAATGATTCGGGATTCTGTAACATGCTAATCATGACAGTCTTAGCCTCCAATTGATGTCTACTCCAATGAAGATAATCATGTCAATTTTCTGTATTTTGCTTTTGTAATTTCTGGTCTAGTCTAATTTGGTATATTTACCCCTCACAAAGGCTTTGCCTTCTATAACTTTATCTTATACCTGGTTGCATGCTAGTTTATTAATTTATATTGATGCACCTCTTGCTTGGTGAATCAGGATGAATCAAACAGGTAGCCTTTTGGCAGAACTAAATGAAAGTTGAATTATAACTTACACATTcgtcatacatatatatatatataattatatatccTTGTGTATATCTTACGTTCCCTAGTTTTCTGTACCCTCCATAGGGTTGTATGTCTTCTATGAACTTTAATCTATCTGAATCAGATCAAGCCATTTTGACCTCACTTTGTGGAATTCATTATGTGGAGCTAATGCTTGAGTCCCTCTTATTAATCTGATGGTGCTTCCATTGCTCATTTTTCATGGCATATTCTTGCTTTTACTCTTCTAGGATTTTCTAATTATCAGTTTATCACCCTGGATTATCTAGTCTTGTTTCTTCTCTTTTTACCTGACTTGAAGTGGTAGTATTTCTACTCTGTCCAATGTATCTTTCACTTGCTGGATCTCCACTAAAGGTGCTAATCATGCATTGGCAGAATATTTCTACAATAAGTTGGTGGAGACCATTCAATTCATGGAAATACTTAATCTTAAGGATAGTGTAGAAAAGGACACTTTCTTCCGTAAGCTTCCAAATCTAGCAGAGCAACTTCCTCGAGAAATCGTGCTGAAGAAGGTGACCTTTTTTCTTCCATAAAAAATTCGAGTTTGTTAAATAAAGCAAATAGAAAAATTTtctcaaaataaataaatgaattaatTAATAGAGGAAATATAATATCTTCTCTTTGCAGTTACTTCCTCTGCTGGCTTCTGCATTAGAATTTGGTTCAGCTGCTGCTCCTGCTTTAACGGCGCTGTTGAAAATGGGTTCTTGGCTTTCAACAGATGAGTTCAGTGTCAAGGTTGAACTTTTTTCTCGCTCttcccttttcccttttcccAACATTATGTACTTTTTACATCCAGCACAGTGATCACATCTTTTTGGTGTTACGTTTCTGTTTTAACTTATAATTTGAACCGTGTGCATCTATAATAGGTACTGCCTACGATCATAAAACTTTTTGCCTCCAATGATCGGGCTATCCGAGTTGGTCTTCTGCAGCACATTGATCAATATGGGGAGTCATTATCTGCACAAGTTGTTGAGCAGGTGTGGAAGTATTAGATGAATTAtggctttttttttttccaagaGCAGAATTATTCTTACTTGAAGGGACACCCTTAATAAGTAAGAAATTCTTTGCACTTTGATGGTCAAATTTCCTGACAAAGCTTTTAATCAGGTTTATGCTCATGTGGCTACTGGGTTCTCTGACACATCTGCTTTTCTTCGGGAGTTGACACTCAAATCTATGCTTGTATTGGCTCCTAAGGTGCGTACATCCTGCATATAGGTCTTGCACTTTTGTTCTAGCATATAAGCACAAATATCCAGTAAGTTGACCTAGCTGTGCGGCGC harbors:
- the LOC107775592 gene encoding uncharacterized protein LOC107775592 isoform X1, producing the protein MFNFLKGVVSGSGTGLKDLPYNIGEPYSSAWGSWVHYRGTSKDDGTPVSIFALSGSNTNDGHLAAGRNGVKRLRTVRHPNILSFLHSTEAENFDGSTTKVTIYIVTEPVMPLSEKLKELGLKGTQRDEYYAWGLHRIAKAVSFLNNDCKLVHGNVCLASVVVTQTLDWKLHAFDVLSEFDGHNESSVGPMLQYDWLIGAQYKSMELLKSDWTTIRKSPPWATDSWGLGCLIYELFSGTKLSKTEELRNTASIPKSLLPDYQRLLSSMPARRLNSSKLLENSEYFYNKLVETIQFMEILNLKDSVEKDTFFRKLPNLAEQLPREIVLKKLLPLLASALEFGSAAAPALTALLKMGSWLSTDEFSVKVLPTIIKLFASNDRAIRVGLLQHIDQYGESLSAQVVEQVYAHVATGFSDTSAFLRELTLKSMLVLAPKLSHRTISGSLLKYLSKLQVDEEAAIRTNTTILLGNIASYLNEGTRKRVLINAFTVRALRDTFSPARAAGVMALCATSSYYDVTEIATRILPNIVVLTIDPDSDVQSNAFQAVDQFLQLVKQHHEKTSTGDTSTASMGTSSMPGNASLLGWAMSSLTLKGGKSSEQSPNAPASSTVPLTSAAPDASSNSSGITPIHVSSSNDMTDQPVPLSPTSTDGWGELENGIHEGHDNDKDGWDDIEPHEEPKPSPSLANIQAAQRRPVSQPKSQVTGLRGSITPKVTKNEDDDLWGSVPASAPAPRTSSQPSSSRASRPVDDDDPWGAIAAPAPSSKPLNVKKGGALDDNDPWAAIAAPVPTAKARPSIGRGRGNKPTVPKLGAQRINRTSSGM
- the LOC107775592 gene encoding uncharacterized protein LOC107775592 isoform X2, which translates into the protein MFNFLKGVVSGSGTGLKDLPYNIGEPYSSAWGSWVHYRGTSKDDGTPVSIFALSGSNTNDGHLAAGRNGVKRLRTVRHPNILSFLHSTEAENFDGSTTKVTIYIVTEPVMPLSEKLKELGLKGTQRDEYYAWGLHRIAKAVSFLNNDCKLVHGNVCLASVVVTQTLDWKLHAFDVLSEFDGHNESSVGPMLQYDWLIGAQYKSMELLKSDWTTIRKSPPWATDSWGLGCLIYELFSGTKLSKTEELRNTASIPKSLLPDYQRLLSSMPARRLNSSKLLENSEYFYNKLVETIQFMEILNLKDSVEKDTFFRKLPNLAEQLPREIVLKKLLPLLASALEFGSAAAPALTALLKMGSWLSTDEFSVKVLPTIIKLFASNDRAIRVGLLQHIDQYGESLSAQVVEQVYAHVATGFSDTSAFLRELTLKSMLVLAPKLSHRTISGSLLKYLSKLQVDEEAAIRTNTTILLGNIASYLNEGTRKRVLINAFTVRALRDTFSPARAAGVMALCATSSYYDVTEIATRILPNIVVLTIDPDSDVQSNAFQAVDQFLQLVKQHHEKTSTGDTSTASMGTSSMPGNASLLGWAMSSLTLKGGKSSEQSPNAPASSTVPLTSAAPDASSNSSGITPIHVSSSNDMTDQPVPLSPTSTDGWGELENGIHEGHDNDKDGWDDIEPHEEPKPSPSLANIQAAQRRPVSQPKSQGLRGSITPKVTKNEDDDLWGSVPASAPAPRTSSQPSSSRASRPVDDDDPWGAIAAPAPSSKPLNVKKGGALDDNDPWAAIAAPVPTAKARPSIGRGRGNKPTVPKLGAQRINRTSSGM